From one Bacillus solimangrovi genomic stretch:
- the abc-f gene encoding ribosomal protection-like ABC-F family protein — translation MIVCSVQKVSKMYGGNEVFRNLSFQIDENERLGLVGRNGSGKTTLFKLLSGIELPDSGQVHWKKGLKIGYLAQIPTYEDDMTVLSVLRTAFSSLIEMDEKMKMLELEMSETNDEVQLEQLVLRYGDIQEKYGLQGGYEIEASVERIANGLRISNLLQQKFSELSGGEKTKVGLGLILLQEPELLLLDEPTNHLDLFAVEWLSGFLREYKGTVVVISHDRYFLDEVLTKVIDLEDGEITIYKGNYTKFVKEKEERLLREFQAYQEQQKKIKKMKEAIKRLREWANQANPPNEGLHKRARNMERALERMEKLNRPVLNRKKMNVEFEAGLRSGNEVIEIKGVTKAFSSSIIFEGVDMHVQFQDRVAIVGENGTGKSTLLKMIMNQEHPDSGSVQIGSSVKVGYLSQQIINKDSNETVLDAFRNTITVTEGEARNILARFLFLGHAVFRKVNQLSGGEHVRLRLAQLMYQNINLLILDEPTNHLDIESREVLEEALEEYNGTILAVSHDRYFLNRLFTKTYWIEDGKMHGFSGGYQWALQKMGEKRSRIIESNDIPEKKVINHVVREENNEQQISYYEKQIEEIELEIVRITKLMEEEDNLNDLQDLYQEKDSLERKCEKYYEQLEEYL, via the coding sequence ATGATAGTTTGTAGTGTTCAGAAGGTAAGTAAAATGTATGGCGGTAATGAGGTATTTCGTAATCTAAGTTTTCAAATTGATGAGAATGAACGTCTTGGATTAGTCGGGAGAAATGGGAGTGGTAAAACGACCCTATTCAAATTGTTATCTGGAATAGAGTTACCTGACTCTGGGCAAGTTCATTGGAAGAAAGGTTTGAAAATCGGTTACTTAGCGCAAATTCCAACATATGAAGATGATATGACCGTTCTATCTGTATTAAGAACTGCATTTTCATCGTTAATCGAGATGGATGAGAAAATGAAAATGCTTGAACTTGAAATGTCTGAAACGAACGACGAGGTTCAATTAGAACAACTTGTGTTACGTTACGGTGATATACAAGAGAAATATGGATTACAAGGTGGATATGAGATAGAGGCAAGTGTAGAAAGAATAGCAAACGGTTTACGTATTTCAAATCTATTGCAGCAGAAATTTTCTGAACTAAGTGGCGGTGAGAAGACGAAAGTCGGGCTAGGACTGATACTATTGCAGGAACCTGAACTTCTATTGCTGGATGAACCAACAAATCATTTAGATTTATTTGCAGTCGAGTGGTTGAGCGGTTTCTTAAGAGAGTATAAGGGAACGGTTGTTGTTATTTCACATGATAGGTATTTCCTTGATGAAGTGCTAACAAAGGTAATTGACCTTGAAGATGGGGAAATCACAATTTATAAAGGCAATTATACAAAGTTTGTAAAAGAAAAAGAAGAAAGGTTGTTACGTGAATTCCAAGCATATCAAGAACAGCAAAAGAAAATTAAAAAAATGAAAGAAGCCATTAAACGATTGCGTGAATGGGCAAATCAAGCAAATCCACCAAACGAAGGACTTCATAAACGAGCACGAAATATGGAACGTGCACTTGAGAGAATGGAAAAATTGAATCGACCTGTTTTGAATCGAAAGAAAATGAATGTCGAGTTTGAAGCAGGACTGCGCAGTGGGAATGAAGTTATTGAAATAAAAGGAGTAACAAAGGCATTTTCAAGTTCAATAATTTTTGAAGGTGTAGATATGCATGTTCAGTTTCAAGATCGTGTTGCAATCGTTGGTGAGAATGGCACGGGGAAGTCTACTTTACTAAAGATGATTATGAATCAAGAACATCCAGATAGTGGTAGCGTTCAAATCGGTAGTAGTGTGAAAGTTGGCTATTTATCACAACAAATCATAAACAAGGATTCAAATGAAACGGTCCTTGATGCATTCAGAAATACGATCACTGTAACAGAAGGTGAGGCACGAAACATATTGGCTCGTTTTCTATTTCTCGGTCATGCAGTGTTTCGGAAGGTTAATCAACTGAGTGGTGGAGAGCATGTTCGTCTTCGTTTGGCACAACTTATGTATCAAAATATTAACCTGCTTATACTAGATGAACCGACAAATCATTTGGATATCGAATCAAGAGAAGTGTTAGAAGAAGCACTTGAAGAATACAATGGAACAATTCTTGCAGTTTCACACGATCGTTATTTTTTAAATAGGTTATTTACTAAGACATATTGGATTGAGGATGGTAAAATGCATGGATTTTCAGGAGGTTATCAGTGGGCACTCCAGAAGATGGGAGAGAAAAGAAGTCGCATAATTGAGTCAAACGATATTCCTGAAAAAAAAGTGATAAATCATGTTGTACGTGAAGAAAATAATGAACAACAAATTAGCTATTACGAGAAACAAATTGAAGAAATTGAGCTAGAAATTGTTAGGATTACAAAACTAATGGAAGAAGAGGATAATCTTAATGATTTGCAGGATTTATATCAGGAGAAGGATAGCTTAGAGCGGAAATGTGAGAAATACTATGAACAATTAGAGGAATATTTATAA
- a CDS encoding RAxF-45 family protein has translation MSRSVMLRKDEISFLYLCRAIFHGAVKHGISMSFFSNCICKTER, from the coding sequence ATGAGTCGTTCTGTTATGTTACGCAAAGATGAAATAAGTTTCTTATATCTTTGTCGTGCAATTTTTCATGGTGCAGTGAAACACGGGATAAGTATGTCCTTTTTTAGTAACTGCATATGCAAAACAGAACGGTAA
- a CDS encoding NADP-dependent oxidoreductase, with the protein MNNLNKELHLTNRPVDMPTLEDFRIVEKSISELKENEVLVKTLYLSVDPYMRGRMSDAKSYIEPFQLNEKISGGAVGEVIESNSDNFKQGDIVAGMLGWSEYNVVNGHALNKINPELAPVTTSLGILGMPGLTAYFGLLDIGQPKEGETVVISGAAGAVGSIVGQIAKIKGAYVVGIAGSDDKTDYLMNELNFDKAINYKTTPNMKEALQEACPNGVDVYFENVGGEISDAVFTMLNKFARICVCGAISTYNLPSNEDIGPRIQRTLIKSSVLMKGFVVNDYAERWSEGIKQIAQWLNEGKLTYEETITEGFENIPDAFLGLFKGSNLGKQLVKIAEPTYAKL; encoded by the coding sequence ATGAATAATTTGAATAAAGAGCTACACCTTACTAACAGACCAGTTGATATGCCAACGTTAGAAGATTTCCGTATTGTGGAAAAAAGTATATCAGAACTAAAAGAAAATGAAGTTCTCGTTAAGACATTATATCTATCAGTTGATCCATATATGCGAGGTAGAATGAGTGATGCTAAATCTTATATTGAACCTTTTCAATTAAATGAAAAAATTAGTGGTGGAGCAGTGGGAGAGGTTATCGAATCTAATTCTGACAACTTCAAACAAGGGGATATTGTCGCTGGGATGCTTGGCTGGAGTGAGTACAATGTCGTTAACGGACATGCACTTAACAAGATTAACCCTGAGCTAGCTCCTGTAACTACATCATTAGGTATTCTCGGAATGCCTGGCTTGACAGCTTATTTCGGTCTACTTGATATTGGACAACCAAAAGAGGGTGAAACGGTTGTTATCTCTGGAGCAGCAGGTGCTGTTGGTTCAATTGTTGGTCAAATAGCTAAAATTAAAGGTGCCTATGTTGTAGGTATCGCAGGTTCTGATGATAAAACAGATTATCTCATGAATGAACTTAACTTCGATAAAGCAATTAACTATAAAACAACTCCTAATATGAAGGAAGCTTTACAAGAAGCTTGTCCGAATGGTGTAGATGTGTACTTTGAAAATGTTGGTGGTGAAATATCTGATGCTGTCTTCACAATGCTGAACAAATTTGCCCGCATTTGTGTATGTGGCGCAATTTCAACATACAATTTACCATCAAACGAAGATATTGGTCCTCGTATTCAAAGAACATTAATTAAATCAAGTGTGCTAATGAAAGGTTTTGTTGTAAATGATTATGCAGAACGTTGGAGCGAAGGTATCAAACAAATCGCTCAGTGGTTAAATGAAGGAAAATTAACGTATGAAGAAACAATCACTGAAGGCTTTGAGAACATTCCTGATGCATTTTTAGGCCTATTTAAAGGCAGCAATCTCGGAAAACAGCTCGTAAAAATTGCTGAACCAACGTACGCAAAACTATAA
- the ybaK gene encoding Cys-tRNA(Pro) deacylase, whose protein sequence is MGKKIKTNAMRILDAEQLTYEMISYNKDDGKIDGVSVAYKIGRPTEVVFKTLVAQGTSKNTYVFVIPVEAELDLKRAAKATNEKKIEMIAVKDIQKLTGYIRGGCSPIGMKKLYDTFVDNSAKHIKQIVVSGGKVGVQIELKVEDLLKLTNGKLAELTK, encoded by the coding sequence ATGGGGAAAAAGATAAAGACAAATGCGATGCGGATTTTAGATGCAGAACAATTAACGTATGAAATGATTTCGTACAATAAAGATGATGGCAAGATTGATGGCGTATCTGTCGCATATAAGATTGGAAGACCAACTGAAGTTGTGTTTAAGACACTCGTAGCACAAGGTACAAGTAAAAATACGTATGTATTTGTGATTCCAGTTGAAGCAGAATTAGACTTGAAACGAGCAGCAAAGGCAACGAATGAAAAGAAGATCGAAATGATTGCAGTTAAGGACATTCAAAAGTTAACAGGTTACATTCGAGGCGGATGCTCTCCAATTGGAATGAAGAAGCTCTATGATACATTTGTTGATAACAGTGCAAAACATATTAAACAAATTGTCGTGAGCGGTGGCAAAGTTGGAGTACAAATTGAGTTAAAGGTTGAAGATTTATTGAAGCTAACGAACGGTAAACTAGCGGAATTAACGAAGTAA
- a CDS encoding MATE family efflux transporter yields the protein MYQTETMREKVMLFIKILWPVLVTQISLYAMNLFDTIMSGKAGTDDLAGVAIGSSLWLPVFTGLNGILIAVTPIVAQYVGAGQKDRIRDVVMQAVYLSIVLASFVLILGLFVLEPILNNMELTEEVRYVSKHYLIGLSFGIIPLFIGSVFRNFYDALGYTRITMTIVISAIPVNILFNYALIFGKFGLPELGGIGAGYATAITYWCILGVNLIVIFRFSKVAAYRLFREKVTPSLKAWVEQLKVGVPIGLSIFFEVSIFAAVTLLMSQFSTNTIAAHQAALNFASLIFMFPLSISMALTVAVGYEVGGKRISHAIQYSQIGIIMAVGILLVCSGGLYVFREQIAKLYLEDRQAIELAKQFLIYAIFYQLSDAAQASIQGVLRGFKDVTVPFFMALISYWALGLPTGYFLANYTALEPFGYWVGITVGLTAAAVCFTARLFYLRKKNGLVSVAN from the coding sequence ATGTATCAGACAGAGACAATGCGCGAAAAGGTCATGTTGTTTATTAAAATTCTTTGGCCAGTATTAGTAACCCAGATTAGTTTATATGCAATGAATTTATTTGATACGATTATGTCTGGAAAAGCAGGTACTGACGATTTAGCAGGTGTTGCAATTGGTTCGAGCCTTTGGTTGCCAGTGTTTACTGGATTAAATGGTATTTTAATAGCAGTCACACCAATAGTCGCTCAATATGTTGGGGCAGGACAGAAGGACCGTATTAGAGATGTTGTCATGCAGGCGGTATATTTATCAATTGTGTTAGCTAGTTTCGTATTAATTTTAGGATTGTTCGTACTTGAACCGATATTGAATAACATGGAACTTACTGAAGAAGTAAGATATGTCTCAAAGCATTATTTAATTGGACTATCTTTTGGAATTATACCACTTTTCATTGGAAGTGTATTTCGGAATTTTTATGATGCACTTGGTTATACACGAATTACGATGACGATTGTCATTTCAGCAATTCCCGTTAATATACTGTTTAATTATGCCTTAATTTTTGGTAAGTTTGGCTTGCCGGAGCTAGGGGGGATAGGGGCAGGTTATGCTACAGCAATTACGTACTGGTGCATTTTGGGTGTGAATTTAATTGTTATTTTTCGATTTTCGAAAGTTGCAGCCTACCGTCTATTTCGAGAAAAGGTCACACCTTCACTAAAAGCATGGGTTGAGCAATTGAAGGTTGGCGTTCCCATTGGTTTATCGATTTTTTTTGAAGTAAGTATTTTTGCAGCTGTAACCTTATTAATGAGTCAATTTAGTACAAATACGATTGCAGCACACCAAGCAGCATTGAATTTTGCATCGTTGATTTTTATGTTTCCATTAAGTATTTCAATGGCGTTAACTGTTGCAGTTGGATATGAAGTAGGCGGAAAACGTATCTCACATGCTATTCAATATAGTCAGATTGGTATAATTATGGCAGTTGGAATTTTACTTGTTTGCTCAGGAGGGCTCTATGTGTTCAGAGAACAGATAGCAAAGCTTTACCTTGAAGATAGACAGGCGATTGAGCTTGCTAAGCAATTTCTAATATATGCAATTTTTTATCAGCTTTCTGATGCAGCACAAGCTTCAATTCAAGGGGTGTTGCGGGGGTTTAAAGATGTTACTGTTCCATTCTTTATGGCTTTAATTTCATATTGGGCACTCGGTTTGCCTACAGGTTATTTTCTTGCCAATTATACGGCACTAGAGCCATTTGGCTACTGGGTTGGAATTACAGTTGGATTAACCGCGGCAGCTGTCTGTTTTACAGCACGTTTATTTTATCTTCGTAAAAAGAATGGACTTGTTTCAGTTGCAAACTAG
- a CDS encoding TerC family protein, giving the protein MEASLLLEYGWVLLVLVVLEGLLAADNALVLAIMVKHLPDEQRKKALFYGLFGALIFRFASLFLISFLVDVWQVQAIGAAYLLYMSFKHIYDKVRNKNREGKKKKEAGEKGSGLWATVVKVELADIAFAVDSILAAVALAVSLPDSNLPNIGGLDGGKFLVILTGGFIGLVIMRFAASFFVKLLKERPGLEIAAFVIVGWVGIKLVVHTLAHPELGWLSPHFPESTGWKATFYIVLVLIAVGGWFLSGKNHSKAEDIHD; this is encoded by the coding sequence GTGGAAGCTTCGTTACTGCTGGAATATGGATGGGTCTTACTCGTACTTGTTGTATTAGAAGGACTGCTTGCGGCAGATAATGCACTAGTCTTAGCAATTATGGTAAAACACCTTCCAGATGAACAACGAAAAAAGGCATTATTTTATGGTCTATTTGGTGCATTGATCTTTCGTTTTGCTTCACTATTTTTGATTTCGTTTTTAGTAGATGTGTGGCAAGTACAAGCAATTGGTGCAGCGTATTTGTTGTATATGTCGTTTAAGCATATCTATGATAAAGTTCGTAACAAAAATAGGGAAGGTAAAAAGAAGAAAGAAGCAGGTGAGAAAGGTAGTGGTCTATGGGCAACCGTTGTCAAAGTAGAGCTTGCTGATATCGCGTTTGCTGTAGATTCGATCTTAGCTGCAGTAGCGTTAGCTGTTTCACTTCCTGATTCTAACCTTCCGAATATTGGAGGTTTGGATGGAGGGAAGTTTCTCGTCATTTTAACAGGTGGATTTATCGGTTTAGTTATAATGAGGTTTGCAGCGTCATTCTTTGTTAAGTTGCTAAAGGAACGACCGGGGTTAGAAATTGCTGCATTTGTAATTGTAGGTTGGGTTGGTATTAAGCTCGTTGTCCATACTTTAGCTCACCCAGAATTAGGATGGTTATCTCCACATTTTCCTGAGAGTACGGGTTGGAAGGCAACATTTTATATTGTACTCGTATTAATTGCAGTAGGTGGTTGGTTTCTGTCAGGTAAGAATCATTCAAAGGCAGAGGATATTCATGATTGA
- the recQ gene encoding DNA helicase RecQ — translation MLKDAKKILNQYFGYSSFRHGQSQIIELLLAGNNSLGIMPTGGGKSICYQVPALLLNGTAIIISPLISLMKDQVDSLTSLGISATYINSSINHTEQRERLQRLRNGDYQLVYVAPERFESTEFISSLRTITLSLIAFDEAHCISQWGHDFRPSYRQIIPNLQQLGQLPPLIALTATATDKVVQDIQQLLDIQPTHIVSTGFARDNLAFNIVKGSRKDDFILDYIKERYKEAGIIYTPTRKTTDALYEVLQKAGYKVARYHAGLTETERQEAQTAFIQDESLIMVATNAFGMGIDKSNVRYVIHYALPMNIEAYYQEAGRAGRDGEPSDCYLLFSPQDIQLQKFLIEQSMMDEEKKQQEYEKLQSMVNYCHTHQCLQTYILDYFGDQTNYEDCGKCSNCLNSGEQVDMTKEAQMILSCVKRMDERFGATLTAKVLKGSKSAKVLELNFQRLSTYGLLSSYKEKEITHLINYLAADGFLAIHDAKFPKLKLTKLAYDVLTGQKQVWMQIASKKTNEQTDYHEGLFESLRNLRKILADERKLPPYVIFSDATLKEMSRLLPTDKAKLLQIKGVAEKKYEQYGEDFLEAIEQFINENEQIEPILAPTINLPNDHIVKHDETEAHDKPSYLITYEAFQQQSIQEIAQERNLTEMTIESHLFKAVKEGLELEWTKFFSSDDEKLILHTYQSLEEKKLKQLKEKLPEGISYTAIKAVLIKNDLM, via the coding sequence ATGCTTAAAGATGCAAAGAAAATCTTAAACCAATACTTCGGTTATTCATCATTTCGGCATGGTCAATCTCAGATTATCGAATTGTTGTTAGCAGGCAATAATTCACTTGGGATTATGCCTACTGGTGGTGGTAAGTCGATTTGTTATCAAGTTCCAGCTCTACTCCTAAACGGAACAGCTATCATTATTTCGCCACTCATTTCATTAATGAAAGATCAAGTTGATTCACTTACATCACTTGGAATATCAGCCACTTATATCAATAGTTCAATTAATCATACAGAACAAAGGGAACGACTACAGCGACTTCGAAATGGTGATTATCAACTTGTCTATGTTGCGCCTGAGCGTTTTGAGTCAACTGAATTCATCAGTTCACTCCGAACGATAACATTATCACTAATCGCCTTCGATGAAGCACACTGTATATCACAATGGGGACATGATTTCAGGCCAAGCTATCGTCAAATAATTCCCAACTTGCAACAATTAGGACAACTCCCACCTTTAATTGCTCTTACTGCAACCGCGACTGATAAAGTTGTTCAGGACATCCAACAGCTATTGGACATACAGCCTACTCATATTGTAAGTACAGGTTTTGCCCGCGATAATTTAGCTTTTAATATTGTAAAAGGTAGTAGAAAAGACGACTTTATTCTTGATTATATTAAGGAGAGATATAAAGAAGCAGGAATTATTTATACGCCTACTCGAAAAACAACTGATGCATTATATGAAGTTTTACAAAAGGCTGGCTACAAAGTAGCTCGTTATCATGCTGGTCTAACAGAAACAGAACGACAAGAAGCACAAACTGCTTTTATCCAAGATGAATCATTAATCATGGTTGCAACAAATGCTTTCGGAATGGGAATTGACAAGTCAAACGTTCGATATGTCATCCACTATGCCTTACCAATGAATATCGAAGCATATTATCAAGAGGCAGGACGTGCAGGACGTGATGGTGAACCTAGTGACTGTTACCTCTTATTCAGCCCACAGGATATTCAATTACAAAAATTTCTAATTGAACAGTCAATGATGGATGAAGAGAAGAAGCAACAAGAGTATGAGAAGCTCCAAAGTATGGTCAACTACTGCCATACTCATCAATGCCTTCAAACATATATCCTTGATTACTTTGGAGACCAAACAAACTATGAAGATTGCGGTAAGTGTAGTAATTGTCTCAATAGTGGAGAGCAAGTTGATATGACGAAGGAAGCACAAATGATCCTTTCATGTGTGAAGCGAATGGATGAACGTTTCGGTGCAACCTTAACCGCTAAAGTATTAAAAGGGTCAAAAAGTGCAAAAGTCCTTGAACTGAATTTCCAAAGATTATCAACATATGGCTTGCTCTCATCATATAAAGAAAAAGAAATTACCCATTTAATTAATTATCTTGCTGCCGATGGGTTTCTTGCTATACATGATGCAAAGTTTCCTAAATTAAAATTAACAAAGTTGGCTTATGATGTACTTACTGGTCAAAAGCAAGTATGGATGCAAATTGCTTCAAAGAAAACAAATGAACAAACTGACTATCATGAAGGTCTTTTCGAATCATTACGTAATTTACGTAAAATCCTTGCTGATGAGCGTAAACTACCGCCATATGTAATCTTCTCTGATGCGACATTAAAAGAAATGTCTAGATTACTCCCTACAGATAAAGCAAAGCTGTTACAAATTAAAGGTGTTGCAGAGAAAAAGTATGAACAATATGGTGAAGATTTCTTAGAAGCCATCGAACAATTCATAAATGAAAATGAACAAATTGAACCAATACTTGCACCAACGATAAACTTACCAAATGATCACATCGTAAAACATGATGAAACTGAAGCGCATGACAAACCTAGTTATCTTATTACGTATGAAGCATTCCAACAACAATCCATTCAAGAGATAGCCCAAGAACGTAACTTAACTGAAATGACTATAGAAAGCCACCTGTTCAAAGCTGTAAAAGAAGGTCTTGAATTAGAATGGACAAAATTTTTTTCAAGTGATGACGAAAAACTTATCTTACATACATATCAATCACTCGAAGAGAAGAAACTCAAGCAATTAAAAGAAAAATTACCTGAAGGTATAAGCTATACAGCCATTAAGGCTGTTCTTATCAAAAATGACTTAATGTAA
- a CDS encoding fatty acid desaturase family protein: MEKLHTFGWYAARIAPYLPKKAFQPVPERLWAGLAHLLVALAGILAIGLIELSVWVNLVISIVLGCTFASLGFLGHEILHGTVVRKAWLRDLLGGIAFFPLSTGARLWRKWHNVEHHQHTQHEEKDPDSWLSIEELANNRFLTWIYRLPFGIRAFVSFLSLTFTFTIHSLRMFKLYLKDFSSEKKPIVWFQLLLPWATWLGMFVLLGPVKWMFAFLLPLLIGNFIVMAYISTNHRLNPLVDVNDPLANSLTVTVPKWVDVLHFNFSYHTEHHLFPGMNPKYYPLVKEKVMEMWPDRYHQMSLSMAMNALWKTPRIYYKQNDLIDPNEQRLYGSLGNGLDPNNIEAKDMDKKEKSSIRRSTSG, translated from the coding sequence ATGGAAAAACTACATACATTTGGATGGTATGCAGCACGTATTGCACCATATCTTCCGAAAAAAGCATTTCAACCTGTTCCTGAACGACTATGGGCAGGTCTTGCACATTTACTTGTAGCGTTAGCTGGAATTCTAGCTATTGGCCTGATTGAGTTAAGTGTTTGGGTTAATCTCGTAATTTCAATTGTATTAGGTTGTACGTTTGCTTCATTAGGATTTCTAGGACACGAGATATTACATGGTACAGTAGTGCGTAAAGCCTGGTTAAGAGATTTACTAGGAGGAATTGCATTTTTTCCTTTAAGTACGGGCGCTAGATTATGGAGGAAATGGCATAATGTTGAACATCATCAACATACTCAGCATGAAGAAAAAGATCCGGATTCTTGGTTATCGATTGAAGAACTGGCAAATAACCGATTTTTAACGTGGATTTATCGCTTACCATTTGGAATAAGGGCGTTTGTGAGTTTTCTTTCTTTAACGTTTACATTTACAATTCATTCATTGAGAATGTTTAAGTTATATCTTAAGGATTTCAGCTCTGAAAAGAAACCGATTGTTTGGTTTCAGTTATTGTTACCATGGGCAACATGGTTAGGTATGTTTGTTTTGTTGGGGCCAGTGAAATGGATGTTTGCCTTTTTGCTGCCATTATTAATAGGAAACTTCATTGTCATGGCATATATTTCGACGAACCATCGCTTAAATCCACTCGTTGATGTTAATGATCCGTTAGCAAATAGCTTAACAGTAACTGTCCCTAAATGGGTAGACGTGTTACATTTTAATTTCTCTTATCATACTGAACATCATCTATTCCCTGGAATGAATCCTAAGTATTATCCTTTAGTAAAAGAAAAGGTTATGGAAATGTGGCCAGATCGTTATCATCAAATGTCATTAAGTATGGCAATGAATGCATTATGGAAAACACCGAGAATTTATTATAAGCAGAATGATTTAATCGATCCTAATGAACAACGTCTTTACGGATCACTTGGAAATGGGTTAGATCCAAATAATATTGAAGCGAAAGATATGGATAAAAAAGAAAAATCATCAATAAGGAGAAGCACTTCTGGATAA
- a CDS encoding cold-shock protein translates to MVEGKVKWFNSEKGFGFIEVEGQEDVFVHFSAIQGDGFKTLEEGQTVTFEIEEGARGPQAANVQKQ, encoded by the coding sequence ATGGTAGAAGGTAAAGTAAAATGGTTCAACTCTGAAAAAGGTTTTGGATTTATCGAAGTAGAAGGTCAAGAAGATGTATTCGTTCACTTCTCTGCTATTCAAGGTGATGGTTTCAAAACATTAGAAGAAGGTCAAACTGTTACTTTTGAAATTGAAGAAGGCGCTCGTGGTCCACAAGCTGCTAACGTTCAAAAACAATAA